In one window of Cytophagaceae bacterium ABcell3 DNA:
- the rfbB gene encoding dTDP-glucose 4,6-dehydratase, which yields MKTILITGGAGFIGSHVVRLFVNKYPDYKIVNLDKLTYAGNPANISDIENASNYEFVRGDIADTAFVTQLFDKYKFDSVLHLAAESHVDRSITNPMDFIFANVVGTVNLLNAAKSLWKDNFDGHLFYHISTDEVYGSLGKEGYFLEDTPYDPQSPYSASKASSDHFVRAYHNTYKIPVVLTNCSNNYGPNQFPEKLIPLSINNIKNNKPLPVYGKGENIRDWLFVVDHARAIDVVFHKGKVGETYNIGGHNEWKNIDLVKLLCKIMDKKLGRAEGESEKLITFVKDRAGHDMRYAIDATKIKDELGWVPSLNFEEGLEKTVDWYLENTEWLENVTSGAYQQYYDKQYSA from the coding sequence ATGAAAACAATTCTGATTACAGGAGGAGCAGGATTTATCGGCTCTCATGTGGTAAGATTATTCGTAAATAAGTATCCAGACTATAAAATTGTAAATCTGGACAAGCTGACTTATGCAGGCAATCCAGCTAATATATCAGATATTGAAAATGCCTCAAACTATGAGTTTGTTAGAGGTGATATTGCTGATACAGCTTTTGTTACGCAACTTTTTGATAAGTATAAGTTTGACAGTGTCCTTCACTTGGCGGCAGAGTCGCACGTTGACAGGTCCATAACCAACCCGATGGATTTTATATTTGCTAATGTAGTGGGTACGGTAAACCTGTTAAATGCTGCTAAAAGCCTGTGGAAAGACAATTTTGACGGCCATTTGTTCTACCATATTTCAACAGATGAAGTTTATGGCTCTTTGGGTAAGGAAGGCTACTTCCTAGAAGATACCCCTTATGATCCACAATCGCCTTACTCTGCCTCTAAAGCTAGTTCAGATCATTTTGTGCGGGCTTACCATAATACCTATAAAATTCCGGTGGTGCTGACAAACTGCTCTAATAATTATGGCCCTAATCAGTTTCCAGAAAAATTGATACCACTGTCTATCAATAATATTAAGAACAATAAACCACTGCCGGTTTATGGAAAAGGGGAAAATATAAGGGATTGGCTGTTTGTTGTAGACCATGCCAGGGCCATAGACGTAGTTTTTCATAAAGGAAAAGTTGGTGAGACCTATAATATTGGTGGACATAACGAATGGAAAAACATTGACCTTGTTAAGCTTCTGTGCAAAATCATGGATAAGAAGCTGGGAAGGGCTGAAGGTGAATCTGAGAAGCTTATTACCTTTGTTAAAGACCGTGCAGGCCATGATATGCGCTACGCTATCGATGCAACCAAAATTAAAGATGAGCTAGGTTGGGTGCCTTCACTTAATTTCGAAGAAGGGCTTGAGAAAACAGTTGACTGGTATCTTGAAAATACTGAGTGGCTTGAAAATGTAACGTCTGGTGCTTATCAGCAATATTATGATAAGCAGTACAGTGCTTAA
- a CDS encoding acyl-CoA dehydrogenase, with protein sequence MNFIPNENQKLITGMVKDFGEKHIKPYFMQWDEDQAFPVEMFKEMGKLGLMGVLVPEKYGGAGFGYFEYVTAITELSKIDGSIGLSMAAHNSLCTNHILQFGSEEQKERWLPKLATAEWIGAWGLTEPNTGSDAANMKTVALPDGDHYVLNGSKNFITHGKSGDVAVIIARTGAPGDKKGATAFVVEKGTPGFSAGRKENKLGMRASETTELIFDNCKVPKENILGDVGEGFVQALKILDGGRISIAALALGIAEGALEASLAYAQERHQFNKPISSFQGISFKLADMATEVEAAKLLIYRAADLKNRNQSVTKESAMAKYYASEVAVKTANEAVQIFGGYGYTKDYPVEKYYRDAKLCTIGEGTSEIQKIVIARSLMKK encoded by the coding sequence ATGAACTTTATACCTAATGAAAACCAGAAGCTCATAACCGGAATGGTGAAAGATTTCGGAGAGAAGCATATAAAACCTTATTTCATGCAGTGGGACGAAGACCAAGCGTTTCCTGTAGAAATGTTTAAAGAAATGGGCAAACTCGGACTTATGGGAGTTTTGGTGCCTGAGAAATATGGAGGTGCCGGTTTTGGCTACTTCGAGTATGTAACTGCCATTACCGAGCTTTCTAAAATAGATGGTTCCATTGGCTTATCAATGGCTGCCCATAACTCACTATGCACTAACCATATCTTGCAGTTTGGCAGTGAAGAGCAAAAAGAAAGATGGCTACCCAAACTAGCTACAGCCGAATGGATAGGGGCTTGGGGACTCACAGAACCCAACACAGGTTCTGATGCAGCCAATATGAAAACAGTAGCACTACCCGATGGTGACCACTATGTTCTAAATGGTTCTAAAAATTTTATAACCCACGGAAAGTCTGGCGATGTGGCAGTAATCATAGCCCGAACAGGAGCACCGGGCGATAAAAAAGGTGCCACTGCCTTTGTCGTTGAAAAAGGGACACCTGGGTTTTCCGCAGGAAGAAAAGAAAATAAACTGGGAATGCGGGCTTCTGAAACCACGGAGCTGATCTTTGACAACTGTAAAGTTCCCAAAGAAAACATCCTCGGCGATGTGGGTGAAGGCTTTGTTCAGGCCCTAAAAATTCTTGACGGAGGTAGGATTTCAATAGCCGCTCTAGCTTTAGGCATAGCAGAAGGCGCACTGGAAGCCTCGCTAGCTTATGCGCAAGAAAGGCACCAATTCAACAAGCCTATTTCCTCCTTCCAAGGAATTAGCTTCAAATTAGCAGATATGGCTACAGAAGTAGAGGCTGCGAAGTTGCTAATTTACAGGGCGGCCGATTTGAAGAACAGAAACCAAAGCGTGACCAAGGAGTCTGCTATGGCTAAATATTACGCTTCTGAGGTTGCCGTCAAAACAGCCAATGAGGCAGTGCAGATCTTTGGGGGCTACGGATATACTAAAGATTACCCTGTAGAAAAATACTATAGAGATGCTAAACTGTGTACCATCGGCGAAGGCACATCTGAGATACAGAAGATTGTCATAGCCAGATCTTTAATGAAAAAATAA
- a CDS encoding SDR family oxidoreductase: MYERKYHRKDISKYSFLITGGAGFIGANLVEYLLKYGAGKVVVLDDLSTGNYVNIEAFAQYGNFQFIEGDIRSQNACNKACEGIDIILHQAALGSVPRSVKDPVTTNEVNVTGFLNMLNAAKENGIKRFVYAASSSVYGDHPGLPKVEAHIGKPLSPYAVSKYVNELYANVFSGLYGIETIGLRYFNIFGPKQSPEGSYAAVIPLFINKMLNHAAPEINGDGLQSRDFTFVENAVQANVLAALTDNNEAVNQVYNIAVGEQTSLNGLVRLIGEVSGITIQPEYKSPRPGDIKDSLADIGKAQQFLDYKPYFNVKDGLSITFEWFKKNFEHLNQN, encoded by the coding sequence ATGTACGAAAGAAAATATCATCGAAAGGACATTAGTAAGTATTCCTTTTTAATTACAGGAGGTGCTGGTTTTATAGGTGCCAACCTTGTGGAATACTTATTGAAATATGGTGCAGGAAAGGTTGTTGTTTTAGACGACCTTTCCACTGGTAATTATGTTAATATTGAAGCATTTGCTCAATATGGTAATTTCCAGTTTATAGAAGGTGATATTAGAAGTCAAAACGCTTGCAATAAGGCCTGTGAAGGTATTGATATTATTTTGCATCAGGCAGCATTAGGGTCTGTGCCTCGTAGTGTAAAAGACCCGGTGACTACTAATGAAGTTAATGTTACTGGTTTTTTGAACATGTTGAATGCTGCGAAGGAAAATGGCATTAAACGTTTTGTGTATGCAGCTTCTTCTTCTGTTTATGGCGATCATCCAGGGTTGCCCAAGGTCGAAGCGCATATTGGTAAACCTCTTTCGCCTTATGCTGTTAGTAAATATGTAAATGAGCTTTATGCAAATGTTTTTTCAGGGCTTTATGGCATAGAAACAATTGGTTTGCGGTACTTTAATATTTTTGGCCCCAAGCAAAGTCCTGAAGGTTCATACGCTGCTGTAATACCGCTGTTTATTAATAAAATGCTGAACCATGCTGCTCCTGAGATTAACGGAGATGGTTTGCAAAGCCGCGACTTTACGTTTGTTGAAAATGCAGTACAGGCAAATGTACTTGCAGCCTTGACCGACAATAATGAGGCGGTCAATCAAGTGTACAATATCGCTGTAGGAGAACAAACCAGCCTAAATGGGCTTGTTCGGCTTATAGGAGAGGTTAGTGGTATCACGATACAGCCTGAGTATAAATCCCCTAGACCGGGAGATATAAAAGATAGTCTTGCCGATATTGGTAAGGCCCAACAATTTTTAGATTATAAGCCTTATTTTAATGTAAAAGATGGGCTGTCAATAACTTTTGAATGGTTTAAGAAAAATTTTGAACATCTAAACCAAAACTGA
- a CDS encoding UDP-glucose/GDP-mannose dehydrogenase family protein, with the protein MKIAVVGTGYVGLVSGTCFSETGNFVTCIDNNEKKVEKLKSGVMPIYEPGLEILFERNINEGRLKFTSSLEEGIEGAEIIFLALPTPPGEDGSADLKYVLGVAEELGPMLKQYTVIVDKSTVPVGTAEKVRKRVAKNAKVDFDVVSNPEFLREGVAVDDFMKPDRVVVGTSSPKARKVMEMLYAPYVRSGNPLIFTDERSAELIKYAANSFLAMKITFMNEIANMCERLGANVDQVRIGMGTDSRIGKRFLFPGIGYGGSCFPKDVQALVKMAEESEYDFKTLKSVMEVNHVQKTALFPKIKAFYNGNLQGKKFAMWGLAFKPNTDDVREAPSLYLIDALLKEGAEITAFDPEAIENVKGILGDKIQYNDNAYDALSGADALIIVTEWSEFRTPDFNRMDSLLTSKVVFDGRNVFDLFTMKDKGYHYESIGREIVQPETVKS; encoded by the coding sequence ATGAAAATAGCAGTAGTAGGCACGGGATACGTTGGCCTCGTTTCGGGAACATGCTTTTCTGAAACTGGAAACTTTGTTACTTGTATAGATAACAATGAAAAAAAAGTTGAAAAACTTAAAAGTGGCGTAATGCCAATATATGAGCCTGGACTGGAAATTCTTTTTGAAAGGAACATAAATGAGGGACGTCTTAAATTTACCAGTAGCTTAGAAGAAGGTATAGAGGGTGCAGAAATTATATTTCTTGCCTTGCCAACGCCTCCAGGAGAAGACGGTTCTGCTGACCTAAAGTATGTACTTGGGGTGGCTGAAGAGTTAGGGCCAATGCTTAAACAATATACTGTTATTGTTGACAAGAGTACTGTGCCTGTAGGTACTGCTGAAAAAGTAAGGAAAAGGGTAGCTAAAAATGCCAAAGTTGACTTTGATGTAGTTTCTAACCCGGAGTTCTTAAGAGAAGGTGTGGCTGTAGACGACTTTATGAAACCTGACCGTGTAGTGGTGGGTACAAGTTCGCCAAAAGCCAGAAAAGTAATGGAAATGCTATATGCGCCTTATGTGAGATCTGGTAACCCGTTGATCTTTACTGATGAGCGGTCTGCTGAATTGATCAAATATGCAGCAAACTCTTTCTTGGCTATGAAAATCACTTTCATGAACGAAATAGCCAATATGTGCGAAAGGTTAGGGGCAAATGTTGATCAGGTACGTATAGGTATGGGTACAGATAGCCGTATTGGAAAACGCTTCTTGTTCCCTGGTATCGGTTACGGTGGTAGCTGTTTCCCTAAAGATGTACAGGCTTTGGTTAAAATGGCTGAAGAGTCAGAGTATGACTTTAAGACGCTTAAGTCTGTCATGGAAGTCAACCATGTTCAGAAAACAGCTTTATTCCCTAAAATAAAAGCTTTCTATAATGGTAACCTACAAGGTAAGAAGTTTGCTATGTGGGGTCTAGCCTTTAAGCCTAATACTGATGATGTTAGGGAGGCGCCTTCGCTTTATCTAATAGATGCTTTATTGAAAGAGGGTGCAGAAATTACTGCTTTTGACCCCGAAGCTATCGAAAATGTAAAAGGAATTTTAGGTGACAAGATTCAGTACAATGACAATGCCTATGATGCACTAAGTGGTGCAGACGCTTTAATTATAGTTACTGAATGGTCAGAGTTTAGAACGCCAGACTTTAACAGGATGGATTCTCTTCTTACCAGTAAAGTAGTTTTTGATGGTAGAAATGTTTTTGACCTTTTTACTATGAAAGATAAAGGATACCACTACGAGTCTATAGGACGTGAAATTGTACAACCTGAAACTGTAAAATCATAA
- a CDS encoding nucleotide sugar dehydrogenase → MYQKLVNKEVYLGVIGLGYVGLPIALAFAKEVKVVGFDINPERVDMMRASIDPSGELSKEDFENCDIEFTNNSKDLEKVNFFIVAVPTPIDAFNLPDLKPLLSAVKTVGKVLKKGDYVVFESTVYPGCTEEECVPVLESESGLQYIRDFKCGYSPERINPGDKEHTLSRITKVVSGCDGASLEVICKTYEIVVKAGTYRAKSIKVAEAAKIIENTQRDLNIALMNELSIIFDKMNINTYDVLEAAGTKWNFLRFTPGLVGGHCIGVDPYYLTYKAKSLGYNPNVILSGRATNDNMGAYVAKKLVQMLIADDKNIRRSKVLVLGVTFKENVSDIRNSKVVDMIKELQSYNLQVDISDPKASAEELKDMYGLDLTVKPKKDYDAVIVAVMHKEYAGMIETDFDSFLKKKGAFIDIKGWFRKTITKYQYWSL, encoded by the coding sequence ATGTATCAGAAATTAGTAAACAAGGAGGTATATCTAGGGGTTATTGGGTTAGGGTATGTTGGTTTACCAATCGCTTTAGCATTTGCAAAAGAAGTAAAAGTCGTTGGGTTTGATATCAATCCTGAACGGGTTGATATGATGAGGGCGAGCATTGATCCGAGTGGCGAACTGAGCAAAGAAGATTTTGAAAACTGTGATATTGAATTCACCAATAACAGCAAAGATCTGGAAAAGGTGAATTTTTTTATTGTTGCTGTTCCTACTCCCATAGACGCCTTTAATTTGCCTGATCTTAAGCCTTTGCTGTCCGCTGTTAAAACGGTGGGTAAGGTATTGAAAAAAGGGGACTATGTGGTGTTCGAGTCTACGGTTTACCCAGGCTGCACTGAAGAGGAATGTGTACCTGTTTTGGAAAGTGAATCAGGTTTGCAATATATTCGGGATTTTAAATGTGGTTATTCACCTGAGAGGATCAATCCAGGCGATAAAGAACACACATTGTCCCGTATTACTAAAGTAGTTTCTGGTTGCGATGGTGCGTCCTTGGAGGTTATATGCAAGACATACGAAATAGTGGTGAAAGCTGGGACCTATCGGGCAAAATCAATCAAGGTGGCTGAGGCGGCCAAAATTATTGAGAATACACAAAGGGATTTGAATATTGCTTTAATGAATGAGTTGTCTATCATTTTTGATAAAATGAATATCAATACGTATGACGTACTCGAGGCCGCTGGTACTAAATGGAATTTTCTTAGGTTTACGCCTGGTCTGGTCGGAGGGCATTGTATAGGTGTAGACCCATATTATTTGACATATAAAGCTAAGTCATTAGGCTATAATCCTAATGTGATTTTGAGCGGCAGGGCTACCAATGACAACATGGGCGCTTATGTTGCAAAAAAACTGGTGCAAATGTTAATTGCGGATGATAAAAACATTCGCCGTAGCAAAGTATTGGTCTTAGGGGTTACTTTTAAAGAAAATGTATCCGATATCAGAAATTCCAAAGTGGTTGATATGATTAAAGAACTACAGTCATATAACCTTCAGGTGGATATTTCGGATCCTAAAGCTTCGGCAGAAGAACTCAAGGATATGTATGGGTTGGATCTGACAGTAAAACCTAAGAAAGATTACGATGCGGTGATCGTTGCCGTTATGCATAAAGAGTATGCTGGCATGATAGAAACTGATTTTGACTCTTTTCTGAAGAAAAAGGGGGCTTTTATAGATATTAAAGGTTGGTTTAGAAAAACAATTACAAAATATCAATATTGGAGTTTATGA
- a CDS encoding DapH/DapD/GlmU-related protein, with the protein MDDLKYFCDSSSVVDEGCSIGEGTKIWHFSHIMTGCRIGKNCNIGQNVVVSPDVVIGNGVKIQNNVSVYSGVTCEDEVFLGPSVVFTNVLNPRSAINRRGQYTPTLVCKGATIGANATIVCGITIGKYAFIGAGAVVTKSVPQYALVMGNPARQKGWMSEHGHKLSFDSEGIAACPESGFKYKMANNLVERIA; encoded by the coding sequence ATGGATGATCTAAAATATTTTTGCGACTCTTCATCCGTAGTGGATGAAGGATGTAGCATAGGAGAAGGTACAAAAATTTGGCATTTTTCCCACATTATGACCGGTTGCCGGATTGGTAAGAATTGTAATATTGGTCAAAATGTTGTTGTTTCTCCTGATGTGGTTATTGGCAATGGTGTAAAAATCCAGAACAATGTTTCTGTATACTCAGGTGTAACATGCGAAGATGAAGTCTTTCTTGGCCCCTCTGTTGTTTTTACCAATGTTTTAAATCCGAGAAGTGCTATAAACAGGCGTGGTCAATACACACCCACTCTTGTTTGTAAAGGAGCTACCATAGGAGCCAATGCCACCATTGTTTGTGGTATTACCATAGGGAAATATGCTTTTATAGGGGCGGGAGCGGTAGTTACAAAATCCGTTCCTCAATATGCTTTGGTCATGGGCAATCCCGCCAGGCAAAAAGGTTGGATGAGCGAACATGGGCATAAGCTATCTTTTGACAGTGAAGGTATAGCTGCTTGTCCTGAGAGTGGATTTAAGTATAAGATGGCCAATAATTTGGTGGAACGAATCGCCTGA
- the rfbA gene encoding glucose-1-phosphate thymidylyltransferase RfbA produces MKGIILAGGSGTRLHPLTLAVSKQLMPVYDKPMIYYPLASLMEAGIREILIISTPHDLPNFKKLLGDGSSLGCSFTYAEQPKPEGLAQAFVIGEDFIGQDKVALILGDNIFYGTAMSDLLRSNNDPEGGVVFAYHVHDPERYGVVEFNSDNTVLSIEEKPTKPKSNYAVPGLYFYDNSVIEIAKGLKPSARGELEITDVNKAYLKDGKLKVGILSRGDAWLDTGTFTSLMQAGNFVQTIEERQGLKIGCIEEIAFHMGYIDEGQLEKLAQPLMKSGYGKYLMNLLEHKVYQ; encoded by the coding sequence ATGAAAGGAATTATATTAGCCGGTGGTTCCGGAACAAGACTTCACCCATTGACGCTTGCTGTAAGTAAGCAGCTTATGCCTGTTTATGATAAACCTATGATTTATTATCCATTGGCAAGTTTGATGGAGGCTGGTATTAGGGAAATACTGATCATATCTACTCCGCATGACCTTCCTAATTTCAAAAAACTTTTAGGAGATGGATCTTCCTTAGGCTGTAGCTTTACCTATGCCGAGCAACCTAAACCCGAAGGACTTGCCCAAGCTTTTGTTATAGGGGAGGATTTTATTGGTCAGGATAAAGTAGCCCTGATTTTGGGTGATAATATTTTTTATGGTACCGCCATGAGCGACCTGTTAAGAAGCAATAATGACCCTGAAGGAGGCGTAGTATTTGCGTATCACGTCCATGATCCAGAGCGGTATGGTGTGGTCGAGTTTAACAGCGACAATACTGTATTGTCTATTGAGGAAAAGCCTACCAAACCAAAATCCAACTATGCAGTACCTGGTTTGTATTTTTATGACAATTCAGTTATTGAAATTGCAAAAGGGTTAAAGCCTAGTGCCAGAGGGGAGTTGGAAATAACAGATGTTAATAAAGCGTATTTAAAAGACGGTAAACTTAAAGTAGGCATTCTTAGTAGGGGAGATGCGTGGTTAGACACGGGTACTTTTACCTCTTTAATGCAGGCTGGAAATTTCGTACAGACTATAGAAGAACGTCAAGGTTTAAAAATTGGCTGTATAGAGGAGATCGCTTTTCATATGGGATATATTGATGAAGGGCAGCTTGAAAAACTTGCCCAGCCTTTGATGAAAAGTGGCTACGGCAAATATTTGATGAACCTATTGGAGCATAAGGTTTATCAGTAA
- the chrA gene encoding chromate efflux transporter, with translation MQSYNKYITHKILGEEVTDTRRVRYLIFLRDVFLLTVTSFGGAQAHLTLFFNTFVTKRKYLTEKDLVELNSFCHILPGPASTQIITAIGFKLGGYRLAWLTLFVWILPTTLLMIFAAMSISWLQRHDISITFTRFIQPMAVAFVAWSAYKISSYSVQTKTSHFIFIIAAIASYFIRWPGIFPVLLILAGCATAIRFKKHPKEEKSGLSISWKSLLIYSSIFIGAAFIGHVTDLKIIRLFENFFRNGSIIFGGGHPLSALLYKEFVQFKDYLSAEEFLSGFALQQAFPGPIFCFTAFIGALSMREFGFWGEVGGGLVAAAGIFLPGTLLIFFMVNIWEKLKKYRAVKASLEGINAASAGIVTATALLLFTTLGEPSQMTFLNYGVFIATLLTLLLTKIPPPYIIIAGLSAGFIF, from the coding sequence TTGCAATCGTATAACAAATATATCACCCATAAAATACTAGGGGAAGAAGTTACCGACACCCGAAGAGTAAGATATTTGATCTTTCTGCGAGATGTATTTCTTCTTACTGTTACCTCTTTTGGTGGCGCTCAGGCCCACTTGACTTTGTTTTTCAACACTTTTGTAACAAAAAGAAAGTACCTGACCGAAAAAGATTTAGTGGAATTAAATTCATTCTGCCACATACTCCCAGGCCCTGCGTCTACCCAAATCATAACAGCCATAGGGTTCAAGCTTGGAGGGTATCGCTTAGCATGGCTCACGCTATTTGTTTGGATTTTGCCTACTACCCTTCTAATGATTTTTGCGGCAATGAGTATATCTTGGCTCCAGCGCCATGATATATCTATCACTTTCACCCGATTTATACAACCGATGGCAGTAGCTTTTGTAGCATGGTCTGCTTATAAAATCAGCAGCTATTCCGTCCAGACCAAAACCAGTCACTTTATATTTATCATTGCTGCCATAGCCTCATACTTTATCAGGTGGCCTGGTATTTTCCCTGTACTTTTGATACTGGCAGGGTGCGCAACAGCTATACGGTTCAAAAAACACCCTAAAGAAGAAAAGTCGGGGCTTTCCATTAGCTGGAAAAGTTTGCTCATTTATTCTTCCATTTTTATTGGGGCGGCGTTTATCGGTCATGTGACAGACCTTAAAATAATACGGCTCTTTGAAAACTTCTTTCGGAATGGCAGCATTATTTTCGGTGGGGGGCATCCATTAAGTGCTTTGCTTTACAAAGAGTTTGTACAGTTTAAAGACTATCTATCAGCAGAGGAGTTCCTCTCAGGATTTGCGCTTCAACAAGCTTTCCCTGGCCCTATTTTTTGCTTTACTGCCTTTATTGGCGCGCTTTCAATGAGAGAGTTTGGTTTTTGGGGTGAAGTAGGCGGAGGATTGGTCGCTGCTGCGGGCATATTTTTACCTGGAACTTTACTTATCTTTTTTATGGTGAATATCTGGGAAAAGCTAAAAAAATACCGGGCAGTAAAAGCCTCCCTCGAAGGAATCAATGCGGCCAGTGCAGGAATAGTTACAGCAACAGCCCTATTGCTTTTTACAACCTTAGGAGAGCCTTCTCAAATGACATTTTTAAACTATGGTGTTTTTATAGCCACACTTTTGACATTGCTATTAACCAAAATTCCCCCTCCCTATATAATTATAGCTGGACTTTCTGCCGGATTTATCTTCTAA
- the galE gene encoding UDP-glucose 4-epimerase GalE, translated as MTSKGKILVTGGAGFIGSHTVVELINAGYEPVIVDNFSNSLASVLDGLKNIIHKDVPCHKVDCTDYLALKEVFRKEKFSGVIHFAAFKAVGESVKEPLKYYHNNVGGLVTLLRVMEEFDVNQLVFSSSCTVYAQPDKLPVDESTPRKAQSPYGNTKKICEEILDDYLVSNQKAGIVSLRYFNPIGAHPTGHIGELPLGVPNNLVPYITQTAAGQREKLTVFGGDYNTPDGTCIRDYIHVCDLASAHVKALEVFEKISAPVHEIVNVGTGQGNTVLEVIKAFEKVSGEKLNYYIGERRSGDVEQIYASTQKAKEMLGWEAQYNIEDCMKDAWNWQKNLKNLNVEIA; from the coding sequence ATGACAAGCAAGGGAAAAATATTGGTAACTGGCGGGGCTGGCTTTATAGGGTCACACACAGTGGTGGAGTTAATTAATGCAGGCTATGAACCGGTTATCGTAGATAACTTTTCTAACTCATTGGCTTCTGTATTGGATGGGTTGAAAAATATCATCCACAAAGATGTGCCTTGCCATAAAGTAGACTGTACAGATTATCTAGCACTTAAAGAAGTATTTAGAAAAGAGAAGTTTTCGGGCGTCATTCATTTTGCAGCCTTCAAAGCAGTAGGGGAGTCTGTTAAAGAGCCTTTAAAATATTATCATAATAATGTTGGTGGACTTGTTACGCTGTTGAGAGTTATGGAAGAGTTTGATGTAAACCAGCTGGTTTTTTCTTCTTCATGTACTGTCTATGCGCAGCCTGATAAACTGCCTGTAGACGAAAGCACTCCTCGTAAAGCACAGTCGCCTTATGGAAATACAAAGAAAATTTGTGAAGAGATTCTAGACGACTATTTAGTGTCTAACCAAAAAGCAGGTATTGTTTCTCTAAGGTACTTTAACCCTATCGGCGCACACCCTACGGGGCATATTGGAGAATTGCCTTTAGGGGTTCCTAATAACTTGGTACCATATATCACACAAACCGCGGCAGGTCAGCGAGAGAAGCTCACTGTATTTGGTGGCGATTATAATACCCCTGATGGTACTTGTATCCGGGATTATATTCATGTATGCGACTTGGCTTCTGCCCATGTTAAAGCTTTGGAGGTTTTTGAAAAAATTTCAGCACCTGTCCATGAAATTGTTAATGTTGGAACAGGACAAGGGAATACTGTGCTTGAAGTAATTAAAGCTTTTGAAAAAGTTTCAGGCGAGAAGCTTAACTATTATATAGGGGAAAGAAGAAGTGGGGATGTGGAACAGATCTATGCCAGTACCCAGAAAGCTAAGGAAATGTTAGGCTGGGAGGCTCAATACAATATAGAGGATTGCATGAAAGATGCATGGAACTGGCAGAAAAATTTGAAAAATTTAAATGTGGAAATAGCATGA
- a CDS encoding SDR family oxidoreductase, producing the protein MSGKKRVLITGGAGFLGSHLCDRFIKEGYHVIAMDNLITGDLKNIEHLFHLENFEYYNCDVSKFIHVPGDLDYILHFASPASPIDYLKIPIQTLKVGSLGTHNCLGLAKAKNARILVASTSEVYGDPLVHPQNEDYWGNVNPIGPRGVYDEAKRFQEAMTMAYHTFHGVETRIVRIFNTYGPRMRLNDGRVLPAFIGQAIRGEDLTVFGDGSQTRSFCYVDDLIEGIYRLLMSDYVYPVNVGNPSEITIGEFAEEIIKLTGTSQKVIYKPLPKDDPKQRQPDIARAKEILGWEPKVNRADGLKITYEYFKSLPEQDLTPKEFY; encoded by the coding sequence GTGTCTGGTAAGAAAAGAGTATTAATTACAGGGGGGGCTGGTTTTCTTGGCTCCCACCTTTGCGATAGGTTTATAAAAGAAGGGTACCATGTCATTGCCATGGACAACCTGATTACTGGTGATTTAAAAAACATAGAACACCTTTTCCATTTAGAAAATTTTGAATATTACAACTGTGATGTTTCAAAATTTATTCATGTGCCTGGTGATCTGGATTATATCTTACACTTTGCTTCTCCTGCTAGTCCTATAGACTACTTGAAAATTCCTATTCAGACATTAAAAGTAGGATCTTTAGGGACGCATAACTGCTTGGGGCTGGCAAAAGCTAAGAATGCTCGTATTCTTGTGGCATCTACCTCTGAAGTTTATGGTGACCCTTTGGTACACCCTCAGAATGAAGATTACTGGGGTAATGTAAACCCTATTGGGCCAAGGGGGGTATACGATGAAGCCAAACGTTTTCAGGAGGCTATGACCATGGCTTACCACACCTTCCATGGTGTAGAAACCCGTATCGTGCGGATCTTTAATACCTATGGCCCACGTATGAGATTAAATGACGGGCGTGTATTGCCTGCCTTTATCGGTCAGGCCATTCGGGGCGAGGATTTGACGGTGTTTGGAGATGGTTCGCAAACGCGTTCATTTTGCTATGTTGATGATTTGATTGAAGGTATTTATCGTTTGTTGATGAGCGACTATGTTTACCCTGTTAATGTGGGCAACCCTAGTGAAATTACTATCGGTGAATTTGCAGAAGAGATCATTAAGTTGACTGGTACTTCGCAAAAGGTGATCTACAAGCCATTGCCTAAAGATGACCCTAAACAGCGTCAGCCTGATATTGCCCGTGCCAAAGAAATTTTAGGATGGGAGCCTAAGGTGAACAGGGCCGATGGTCTTAAAATTACTTATGAATATTTTAAATCTCTTCCGGAGCAGGACTTGACCCCTAAAGAGTTTTATTGA